A single genomic interval of Salmo trutta chromosome 13, fSalTru1.1, whole genome shotgun sequence harbors:
- the LOC115205700 gene encoding serine/threonine-protein phosphatase 2A catalytic subunit alpha isoform-like isoform X1, with amino-acid sequence MDDKSFTKELDGWIEQLGECKQLSENQVKALCEKAKEILTKESNVQEVRCPVTVCGDVHGQFHDLVELFKIGGKSPDTNYLFMGDYVDRGYYSVETVSLLVSLKVRYRERITILRGNHESRQITQVYGFYDECLRKYGNANVWKYFTDLFDYLPLTALVDNQIFCLHGGLSPSIDTLEHIRALDRLQEVPHEGPMCDLLWSDPDDRGGWGISPRGAGYTFGQDISETFNHANGLTLVSRAHQLVMEGYNWCHDRNVVTIFSAPNYCYRCGNQAAIMELDDTLKYSFLQFDPAPRRGEPHVTRRTPDYFL; translated from the exons ATGGACGACAAGTCATTCACTAAGGAATTGGATGGGTGGATTGAGCAACTCGGCGAATGCAAGCAGCTCTCGGAAAACCAAGTCAAAGCCCTTTGCGAGAAG GCCAAAGAGATCCTGACGAAGGAGTCTAATGTGCAGGAGGTGAGATGTCCAGTCACCGTGTGCGGTGATGTCCATGGCCAGTTCCATGACCTGGTGGAGCTGTTTAAAATCGGAGGGAAGTCTCCGGACACCAACTACCTCTTCATGGGAGACTACGTGGACAGGGGCTACTACTCTGTAGAGACAGTCAGCCTCCTGGTATCTCTCAAG gttAGGTACCGTGAGCGAATCACAATCCTTCGAGGGAACCACGAGAGCAGACAGATCACCCAGGTGTACGGCTTCTATGATGAGTGTTTAAGGAAATACGGAAACGCCAACGTCTGGAAGTACTTCACAGACTTATTTGACTATCTGCCCCTCACTGCCCTGGTAGATAACCAG ATCTTCTGTCTCCACGGTGGACTGTCCCCCTCAATAGACACACTGGAACACATCCGAGCGCTGGATCGCTTACAGGAGGTTCCTCATGAG GGTCCGATGTGTGACCTGCTGTGGTCAGACCCCGATGACCGTGGTGGCTGGGGCATCTCTCCCCGCGGTGCCGGCTACACCTTTGGACAGGACATCTCAGAGACTTTCAACCATGCTAACGGACTTACCCTGGTCTCCAGAGCTCACCAGCTCGTCATGGAG GGTTATAACTGGTGTCATGACCGTAACGTAGTGACTATCTTCAGTGCACCCAATTACTGCTATCGCTGTGGAAACCAAGCCGCCATCATGGAGCTGGATGACACACTCAAGTACTCCTT CCTTCAGTTTGATCCCGCCCCTCGCAGAGGAGAGCCCCATGTGACCCGCCGCACTCCTGACTACTTCCTGTAA
- the LOC115205700 gene encoding serine/threonine-protein phosphatase 2A catalytic subunit alpha isoform-like isoform X2, protein MDDKSFTKELDGWIEQLGECKQLSENQVKALCEKAKEILTKESNVQEVRCPVTVCGDVHGQFHDLVELFKIGGKSPDTNYLFMGDYVDRGYYSVETVSLLVSLKVRYRERITILRGNHESRQITQVYGFYDECLRKYGNANVWKYFTDLFDYLPLTALVDNQIFCLHGGLSPSIDTLEHIRALDRLQEVPHEGPMCDLLWSDPDDRGGWGISPRGAGYTFGQDISETFNHANGLTLVSRAHQLVMEGYNWCHDVPLVY, encoded by the exons ATGGACGACAAGTCATTCACTAAGGAATTGGATGGGTGGATTGAGCAACTCGGCGAATGCAAGCAGCTCTCGGAAAACCAAGTCAAAGCCCTTTGCGAGAAG GCCAAAGAGATCCTGACGAAGGAGTCTAATGTGCAGGAGGTGAGATGTCCAGTCACCGTGTGCGGTGATGTCCATGGCCAGTTCCATGACCTGGTGGAGCTGTTTAAAATCGGAGGGAAGTCTCCGGACACCAACTACCTCTTCATGGGAGACTACGTGGACAGGGGCTACTACTCTGTAGAGACAGTCAGCCTCCTGGTATCTCTCAAG gttAGGTACCGTGAGCGAATCACAATCCTTCGAGGGAACCACGAGAGCAGACAGATCACCCAGGTGTACGGCTTCTATGATGAGTGTTTAAGGAAATACGGAAACGCCAACGTCTGGAAGTACTTCACAGACTTATTTGACTATCTGCCCCTCACTGCCCTGGTAGATAACCAG ATCTTCTGTCTCCACGGTGGACTGTCCCCCTCAATAGACACACTGGAACACATCCGAGCGCTGGATCGCTTACAGGAGGTTCCTCATGAG GGTCCGATGTGTGACCTGCTGTGGTCAGACCCCGATGACCGTGGTGGCTGGGGCATCTCTCCCCGCGGTGCCGGCTACACCTTTGGACAGGACATCTCAGAGACTTTCAACCATGCTAACGGACTTACCCTGGTCTCCAGAGCTCACCAGCTCGTCATGGAG GGTTATAACTGGTGTCATGAtgtacctctggtttactga
- the LOC115205701 gene encoding ATP synthase subunit O, mitochondrial-like, whose translation MSPISTDSKLERFQPTQCTMYTCRSGAPPDVMADNDHLTLISDIISAFSKMMSAHREEVLCTVSTTQPLDAANLKDLRVALNGFLAKGEMLKLETKVGTRNSQRRLLNS comes from the exons ATGTCACCTATCTCGACAGACAG caagctggagaggttccaaccaactcaatgcaccatgtACACATGTCGATCAGGAGCTCCACCGG ATGTTATGGCTGATAACGACCATCTGACGCTGATCTCTGACATCATCTCAGCCTTCAGCAAGATGATGAGTGCTCACCGTGAAGAGGTCCTCTGTACTGTCTCCACCACACAG CCTCTGGATGCTGCCAACCTCAAAGACCTGAGAGTTGCTCTGAATGGCTTCCTGGCCAAAGGAGAGATGCTCAAGCTGGAGACTAAGGTAGGAACTAGGAACTCACAGAGGAGGCTACTGAATAGCTAA